The genomic segment ACGATTCAGTTGCTGCCGTTGTCGGCGGATGTTGCAATGGCGCAGCAGCCCGGCGCCTCGGGACCATCCGCGGGAGGTGGCGGAGCAGGATCGAGCGTGCAATACGATTTCTCGCCCGAGCCGGAGGCGCTGTTGAAAGTGCTTCTGCCGCAGACGGTGAAGGTGCGATTGTATCAGTGTTTCACCGACGCGGCGGTCAGCGAGCAGGTCGCGCGGATGGTGGCGATGAAGGCGGCGACCGACGCGGCGGGCGACATGATCAAGTCGCTGTCGCAGGCGTTCAACCGCGCGCGGCAATCGCAGATCACGATGGAACTACTCGACATTGTCGGCGGCGCCGAGGCGCTGAAGTAAAGACGATCGGAGAAGACGAATGGCAACGGCCACGACAAGTGGAAATATCGGAAAAGTAACGCAGGTCATCGGTTCGACGCTTGACGCCGAATTTCCCGAAGACAAGATGCCGCGCATCTACAACGCCCTGCTTGTCGACGTCGATCGCAAAGTCGGCGGCAAGACCACCCGCGAGCGACTGACCTGCGAAGTCGCCAGCCACCTCGGCGGCGGGCGCGTCCGAGCGGTTGCCCTTGGCAACACCGACGGTCTCTGTCGCGGCGTTGACATCATCGACACCGGCGCTCCGGTCAGCGTGCCCGTCGGCATGGAAACGCTCGGCCGCGTGTTCAACCTCGTCGGCACGCCGATCGACGGTCGCGGACCGGTCAACGCCAAGACCACGCGGCCGATTCACCACGAGCCGGCCACCTTCTCCGAATTGACGCCCAAGACCGAGCAGCTTGTCACCGGCATCAAGGTCATTGACCTGCTCGCGCCGTTCGTCCGCGGCGGCAAGACCGGCCTGTTCGGCGGCGCCGGCCTCGGCAAGACGGTCATCATCCAGGAGATGATCGCCCGCATCGCCCGCGAGCACTCGGGCTACTCGGTCTTCGCCGGCGTCGGCGAGCGGACCCGCGAGGGCAACGACCTCTGGCTGGAAATGCAGGAAGCCGAGTTCAAGGACAGCAGCGGCAAGGTGAAGAAAGTCATCGAGCACACGGCCATGGTCTTCGGCCAGATGAACGAGCCGCCGGGCGCGCGATTGCGCGTCGCGCTCTCCGCTCTCACGATGGCCGAGTATTTCCGGGATGATTCCGGCGCGGACACGATGCTTTTTATTGACAACATTTTCCGCTTCAGCCAGGCGGGTTCCGAGGTGTCGGCGCTTCTGGGACGCATGCCCAGCGCCGTGGGCTACCAGCCGACGTTGTCGACCGAGATGGGCGAGTTGCAGGAGCGAATCACGTCCACCAGTCAGGGTGCCGTCACGTCGGTGCAGGCGGTCTACGTGCCGGCCGACGACTTGACCGACCCGGCCCCCGCGACGGCCTTTACCCACCTCGACGCATTCATCGTCTTGGCGCGGTCGATTTCCGAGAAGGGCATTTATCCGGCCATTGATCCGCTGGCGTCGAGCAGCCGTATTCTTGATGCCCAGTACATCGGCGACCGGCACTACAACTGTGCCAAGCGCGTGCAGCAGATTCTCCAGCGCTACCGCGATCTTCAGGACATCATCGCGATTCTCGGCGTGGACGAACTGTCGGAAGAAGACAAATTGCTCGTCTCCCGCGCGCGGAAGATCGAGCGATTCTTCAGCCAGCCGTTCTACGTCGCCGAGACGTTCACCGGCTTCCCCGGCAACTACACGCAGTTGGACGATACGATCCGCAGCTTTGAAGGCATCTGCGAAGGGAAGTACGACCACCTGCCCGAGCAGGCGTTCATGTACGTCGGCCAGATCGAGGAAGCGGTCGAAAAGGCCAAGAAGCTTCAGCAATGACGTGAAGCCAATGGCCGGTAGATACCTTGATCCTGCCTATTTGCGATCGAATCAGTGATTAACATGAAGCCCCGGCTAGGCTTGGGCCGGGGCTTTTTTTGCGATTTTCTTGTGCGTCCTCCGGCGATTCTTCTCCCGGAATATTATCCCCGGACCGGCTAATCCATGGGGGAGCGCGCCGACTCCGCGCCGTCGAGCCGCCAACCCTTCAGGAGCCTCGCCATGGTTCATCTGCATGCAGACCTGTTCCGTCGCTTCATCACGGCCGTCCTGTCGTTTGCATTCACGTCAGTTGCCGTTGCCCAGCAGCATCGTGCGACTCGAATTCGGTGAAAAAAATCAGGCCTGCCGCAAGACCGGAGCCCACGCCGTGGCGCTCGGATGAGGGCGTTGTCTTACGACAGGCCTTGTGTGAACGGTCGGAGCTTGCATCCGTGACCTCTCATCCTTGAGTGGCTCCGCCGCGATTTGCCCCGCGATGGGGGTCACATTCCCATTACTCGCCGGCGCCCTTTGCGGGGTTGGCCGGATCGGTATGGTCCTTCACCTTGCCTTTCGAGTTCGGTTTTTGGTGCCGCACACGCTTCACCACCAGCGCGCCGGGCATCAGGCCCCACGCCAGCAGCTCGCTGCGCACCATCTCGCGCACGAGGCCTGCCGTCACCACCCGCAGGCCGCAGTTGAACACCAGTTGCTCCACGCGGCTGGCCATCATGCGCGACGCCGGCGCGTCCAACTGATGCTGCCGCTTCAGATGCTGCACGATCAGCGACTTGTCCCAGCGCTTCTGGACGAAGCGGCCGTCGGTCGGCCTCGGGGTCGCGACCATCATCACCTTGCGGCGGCGATCGCGAAGGTTGGCATGATGGCGAATCGCCATCGCCGCCTCGCAGTGCCCGGTCTGGCTCAACACGAGGTCCACCAGATCGACCAGTTGGCGCGAGGGAATGGTGGACCCCTTGCTGACGCTGTGCAGATACTCGGTGACGGCTTCGCCCAGGCCGCGCGACATGGCGGCGGTCAGTTCGGATGCTTGCCCGGTTGCCTCCAGTCCGTTAAAGATGCAACGAAGAATTTTGGATGTCATGAACGGCTCGATGCTTCCATCGCGCTTCACGACGCGCAACTCGCCCTTACTCCGTTGGTGGCTCATGGAATAGTTCCTGCTGACCGTCGACCTCCTGCTTGTCGCGGTCCAAGATGTCTTTGGCTTCCTGTATGAAGTCATCCACCATCTGGAACTCGTGGTAGAGACTGGCGAAGCGCAGGTACGCGATCTTGTCGATCTTGCGCAGGCGCTGCGCGACGGCCTCACCGAGGAACGAACTGGGCACTTCGCGGTCGAACTGGCGGAAGACCTGCTCCTCGACTTCGTTGATGATGTCGGTGAGGGCTTCGGCGCTGATGGATCGCTTCCAGCAGGCGCGCTGCAGGCCGCCGAACAGCTTCTCGCGCTCGTAGGGCGCGCGGGTGCCGTCCTTCTTGATGACCAGCAGCCGGATCGTTTCCTCGACGCGTTCATAGGTGGTGTAGCGGCGCTTGCATGAGGGGCACTCGCGCCGCCGTCGGATGACTGTCCCCCCCTCCGTCAGTCGCGAATCGATGACTTTGTCCCGATGACGATTTTCTTTGCAGTACGGGCATTGCATGGATCGCCACGGCTGTTTGTCGGGGTTGCCCACCAGCCCCAACATCTTGTATGCCCGCCGACCGTATCACCCTATGGCGCGGGTGTCAAGAAAAAAATAGCCGCCGTCTGATTCGCCACGCTCGATCTTTGGCCGTAAGATTTTCCCTCGCGCCGCGGCGGGACTCCAAACCGCGCCGCAAAAAGAATTCACAACCATGAGCGGACGACTTCTCGAACACCGATTGAGCGACATTCTCCTGACCGGCTACAGCGTCGCCGGGGAGGAGACCGTCATCGCCGCGCCGGAGTTGAACGTCTGCTTCGATGTCGGCAAAGCGCCCGCGCAGATGCTCGCCGTCGATCACGTCCTCCTTTCCCACGGCCACATGGACCACTCCGCCGGTCTGGCCTATTACTTCAGCCAGCGGAATTTCGTCGGCAACGCGCCGGGTTGCGTGCTCGCCCCGGTCTCGCTGGTCGAACCGATTCGCGACTTGCTTCGCGTCTGGTCGCGCATCGAAGGGCATCCGTCCCCCGCGCGCGTCATCGGCATGAAGCCCGGGGACAGTTTCGACGTTCGCAGGGGACTGGTGGTTCGCGCGTTTGAGATCAATCATGGCGTCTCGTCGCTCGGATTTGTCGTCGTCGATGTGCGTCACAAGCTCAAGCCCGAGTTTATCGGCAAGACCGGCCCGGAGCTGGTCGCGCTGAAGAAGCAGGGCGTGCAGATTGAGCACACCGTGGAAGTGCCGTTGGTCGCCTATTGTGGCGATACGGCCGAGGGCGCGTGGATCGACCACCCGCAGGCGCGCACGGCGAAGGTGATGATTCTCGAATGCACGTTCTTCGAGGCCGATCATGTGAAGCGGGCGCGGGCGGGCCATCACCTGCACGTGAAGGACGTCGCCCGAATCCTGCCGCGGCTGGAAAATGAGCATTTCCTGCTGACGCATCTGACGCGGCGCACGAGCCTGCGCCAGGCACGGTCGATGCTGGGCAGGATGGTCCCGCCCGAAGTAATGGCCCGTGTGACGTTCTTGATGGATTCGAAGCGCGGTCGTCCGGCGAACGACGAGCCGCCGATGCCGGCCCAGGACATCGGATCGCGCGGCGAGGCGTCGTGATGCGCGAGGTAGCCCCGGCAATCTAGAATCGGTTTCAAAACTCCTCTCCCCCCTGGGGGAGAGGTCGGGTGAGGGGGAAAAGCGGTTCAAGCAACAAGGTTCGCCCTCACTCCAACTCTCTCTTGGAGGGAGCGGGAGTATTGGCACAGATGCTAGCGTTATTGGGCGCGCCAGGCGGCGAGGGCTTTCATTTCGTCCATCAGCTTTGCGTAGTCCGGCAGCGTGAGCGATTGCTGCCCGTCGGACAGCGCCCGGCTCGGATCGGGGTGCGTCTCAATCATGACACCATCGGCGCCGGCCACGACCGACGCCCGGGCCAGCGGCGGCACGGCCCAGCTGATCCCCACGCCGTGCGACGGATCGGCGATGACGGGCAGGTGCGTGTGATGCTTGATCATGACGACCGCGGAGAGATCGAACGTGTTGCGCGTCATGGTTTCGTAGGTGCGGATGCCGCGCTCGC from the Planctomycetia bacterium genome contains:
- the nrdR gene encoding transcriptional repressor NrdR: MQCPYCKENRHRDKVIDSRLTEGGTVIRRRRECPSCKRRYTTYERVEETIRLLVIKKDGTRAPYEREKLFGGLQRACWKRSISAEALTDIINEVEEQVFRQFDREVPSSFLGEAVAQRLRKIDKIAYLRFASLYHEFQMVDDFIQEAKDILDRDKQEVDGQQELFHEPPTE
- a CDS encoding MBL fold metallo-hydrolase, with the translated sequence MSGRLLEHRLSDILLTGYSVAGEETVIAAPELNVCFDVGKAPAQMLAVDHVLLSHGHMDHSAGLAYYFSQRNFVGNAPGCVLAPVSLVEPIRDLLRVWSRIEGHPSPARVIGMKPGDSFDVRRGLVVRAFEINHGVSSLGFVVVDVRHKLKPEFIGKTGPELVALKKQGVQIEHTVEVPLVAYCGDTAEGAWIDHPQARTAKVMILECTFFEADHVKRARAGHHLHVKDVARILPRLENEHFLLTHLTRRTSLRQARSMLGRMVPPEVMARVTFLMDSKRGRPANDEPPMPAQDIGSRGEAS
- the atpD gene encoding F0F1 ATP synthase subunit beta, whose product is MATATTSGNIGKVTQVIGSTLDAEFPEDKMPRIYNALLVDVDRKVGGKTTRERLTCEVASHLGGGRVRAVALGNTDGLCRGVDIIDTGAPVSVPVGMETLGRVFNLVGTPIDGRGPVNAKTTRPIHHEPATFSELTPKTEQLVTGIKVIDLLAPFVRGGKTGLFGGAGLGKTVIIQEMIARIAREHSGYSVFAGVGERTREGNDLWLEMQEAEFKDSSGKVKKVIEHTAMVFGQMNEPPGARLRVALSALTMAEYFRDDSGADTMLFIDNIFRFSQAGSEVSALLGRMPSAVGYQPTLSTEMGELQERITSTSQGAVTSVQAVYVPADDLTDPAPATAFTHLDAFIVLARSISEKGIYPAIDPLASSSRILDAQYIGDRHYNCAKRVQQILQRYRDLQDIIAILGVDELSEEDKLLVSRARKIERFFSQPFYVAETFTGFPGNYTQLDDTIRSFEGICEGKYDHLPEQAFMYVGQIEEAVEKAKKLQQ